One genomic segment of Chelonia mydas isolate rCheMyd1 chromosome 1, rCheMyd1.pri.v2, whole genome shotgun sequence includes these proteins:
- the LOC102940507 gene encoding cyclin-dependent kinase inhibitor 1, protein MESLLCTLVGERRIGEQMEWRSVKANRVRRNLFGPVDHEQLQQDFQHMLRSSMEGAQQKWNFDFLRDMPAEGLLQWEELQSHDVPAFYHSCVVGEARKPLKPLNQGIVKEVKAHHFATVTLTENPKVAKKMSGKKSQAGKKRRQTSLTDYYSAKKQVKTNSQAAAKNLAF, encoded by the exons AT GGAATCGTTGCTCTGTACGCTCGTTGGAGAGCGGCGGATTGGAGAGCAAATGGAGTGGAGGTCAGTGAAGGCAAACCGTGTACGAAGGAACCTCTTTGGCCCCGTGGAccatgaacagctgcagcaggacTTCCAGCACATGCTGCGCAGCAGCATGGAGGGAGCCCAGCAGAAGTGGAACTTTGACTTCTTACGGGACATGCCAGCTGAGGGGCTCCTGCAGTGGGAAGAATTACAGAGCCACGATGTCCCGGCCTTTTACCACAGTTGTGTGGTGGGTGAGGCTCGCAAGCCTTTAAAGCCCTTGAACCAGGGTATAGTCAAGGAGGTCAAGGCTCACCACTTTGCCACGGTGACACTGACTGAGAACCCCAAAGTTGCCAAGAAAATGTCGGGCAAGAAGAGCCAAGCAGGGAAGAAACGAAGACAGACATCCTTGACAG ATTACTACTCAGCTAAGAAGCAAGTCAAAACTAACAGTCAAGCTGCTGCAAAGAATTTGGCTTTCTGA